The Clostridium botulinum BKT015925 genome includes the window TAACAGGATACAATGAAGAAATTTGAGATATAATTTCATATTTATCTTTAGTCTTTATCACAACCTTCCTATCAGTAGCAATTTTTTTAAGTACTCAACCTCAGCTCTAAGTTTTTCATTCTCTTGTTCAAGAGTTAAAGGTTGTTTTCGTGGACGTCCCTTATCAATACCTTTAGCTCTTCCACGTCGCTCTTCGAGCCCGGTTTCACCAAATTCCTTATATCTCTTAACCCATAATAAAACACGTTTATTAGAAGATAAACCTAATTGTTTAGCAATTGTAGTACTGCCTATTCCATCTTTTAGATACATATTCACTGCCTTTAATTTTATTTCAAAAGAATATTTTTTT containing:
- a CDS encoding helix-turn-helix domain-containing protein, with protein sequence MSKKYSFEIKLKAVNMYLKDGIGSTTIAKQLGLSSNKRVLLWVKRYKEFGETGLEERRGRAKGIDKGRPRKQPLTLEQENEKLRAEVEYLKKLLLIGRL